In a single window of the Hydrogenobaculum sp. 3684 genome:
- a CDS encoding helix-turn-helix domain-containing protein, whose product MSEECPVSITLNILNGKWKLLIIKELLTGKKRFSELKKSMPEVTQKMLTKQLRELEYYGLIERKIYPEIPPKVEYSLTPLGESLKPVLDVLHKWGEEYRATTSHFKANEQV is encoded by the coding sequence ATGAGTGAAGAATGCCCAGTTAGTATAACGTTAAATATATTAAACGGCAAATGGAAACTTCTTATTATAAAAGAACTACTCACAGGCAAAAAGCGTTTTTCGGAGCTAAAAAAGTCTATGCCAGAAGTAACTCAAAAAATGCTCACAAAACAACTAAGAGAGTTAGAATATTATGGTCTTATAGAGAGAAAAATATATCCTGAAATCCCCCCGAAAGTAGAATATTCTCTTACGCCTCTTGGAGAGAGTTTAAAACCCGTCTTAGATGTGTTGCATAAATGGGGTGAAGAGTATAGAGCGACAACTTCGCATTTCAAAGCTAACGAACAGGTATAG
- a CDS encoding S24 family peptidase, whose amino-acid sequence MPNKKIVIVRDDKGELYVKRIYKGKNGIAFISNNPDYEPIHPNEGFRIIGTGQEVIARRKL is encoded by the coding sequence TTGCCGAACAAGAAAATTGTCATTGTCAGAGATGATAAGGGAGAGCTGTATGTGAAGAGAATCTATAAAGGCAAAAACGGCATCGCTTTCATATCAAACAATCCAGATTATGAACCTATCCATCCAAACGAGGGTTTTAGGATCATTGGGACTGGTCAAGAAGTGATAGCAAGACGGAAGTTGTGA
- a CDS encoding adenylosuccinate synthase, translated as MEKLVIVGAQWGDEGKGKIVDLLSKDYETAVRYQGGNNAGHTVIVEGKKYILHLVPTGILHKHTKGIIAQGMVIDLEVLSKEIKDLEALDIENRLFISDRAHIILPYHKILDRLFEKKSNIGTTLKGIGPTYMMKYARKGIRMVDLKDEDIFYSKLEENLEFTKELCEKVYNESFDLNKDKVAEDIFRLFKPIEKNIKNTFRLIQTSKSVIFEGAQGVMLDIDIGTYPYVTSSNSSTLGLSNGTGLHPKYFTDAKFVGVSKAYTTRVGAGPFPTELKDEIGDALRDFGHEYGSTTGRPRRCGWLDLVALKYACDTNGFDEIILTKLDVLDNFDEIKVCIAYENFEDFPSSLKDMENAKPIYKTLKGWKTNTKAARDKSKLPKEALDYIMFIEDYLNTKVSMLSTGPAREDYLYL; from the coding sequence ATGGAAAAACTGGTTATAGTTGGTGCTCAATGGGGTGATGAAGGAAAAGGCAAGATAGTGGATTTGCTATCAAAAGACTATGAAACGGCGGTGAGATATCAAGGTGGAAACAACGCAGGTCATACTGTTATAGTAGAAGGCAAAAAATATATCCTTCATCTTGTGCCCACTGGCATACTTCACAAGCATACAAAAGGCATAATAGCCCAGGGTATGGTTATAGACCTTGAAGTTTTAAGCAAAGAGATAAAAGATCTTGAGGCTTTGGATATTGAGAATAGACTTTTTATAAGTGATAGGGCTCATATAATCCTTCCTTATCATAAAATTTTAGATAGGCTTTTTGAAAAAAAATCAAACATAGGTACAACTTTAAAAGGCATAGGCCCCACATACATGATGAAGTACGCCAGAAAAGGCATAAGGATGGTAGATTTAAAAGATGAAGACATATTTTACAGCAAACTCGAAGAAAATCTCGAATTCACAAAAGAACTATGTGAGAAAGTTTACAACGAAAGCTTTGATTTAAACAAAGACAAAGTTGCAGAAGATATTTTTAGGCTTTTTAAACCTATAGAAAAAAATATTAAAAATACGTTTAGGCTTATACAGACCTCAAAAAGCGTGATATTTGAAGGGGCTCAAGGGGTTATGCTTGATATAGATATAGGTACATACCCTTATGTAACCTCTTCCAACTCATCAACGCTTGGTCTTTCAAACGGTACAGGACTTCATCCAAAATATTTCACCGATGCTAAGTTTGTGGGTGTTTCAAAAGCTTACACTACAAGGGTAGGAGCCGGTCCTTTTCCTACAGAGCTAAAAGATGAGATAGGAGATGCCTTAAGAGATTTTGGGCATGAGTATGGTTCTACCACCGGAAGACCAAGAAGATGTGGATGGCTTGACCTTGTGGCCTTAAAATACGCTTGCGATACCAACGGCTTTGATGAAATAATACTTACAAAATTAGATGTCTTAGACAATTTTGATGAGATAAAGGTTTGTATAGCCTATGAAAACTTTGAAGATTTTCCGTCCTCTTTGAAAGATATGGAAAACGCAAAGCCTATTTACAAGACATTAAAAGGCTGGAAAACCAACACAAAAGCGGCAAGAGATAAAAGCAAACTTCCAAAAGAGGCCTTAGATTATATAATGTTTATAGAGGATTATCTAAATACAAAAGTATCGATGCTTTCTACTGGCCCAGCCAGAGAAGATTACTTATACTTGTAA
- a CDS encoding DUF2309 domain-containing protein has product MIRVAFENAVKLIPYYWPMTTFISRNPLMGFEDMPFREGLKKASKLFKAKVYMPSSYYVELYKDGIIKKDVFEENLLEELRKIGLENYFQEAKTFMVDISPSLDEYKKVPKDLDEAILKHVKTKDNISTTYYQKGVLGLIEELCEDMILCEIVDAVFDKNYTDIIEKEIVEFIARFLDEGQTTMSMPERERGMFEAFKLYEGIKETLDEESFVEKHINFLNPSDIERYILNHFVKDFGWSSFIKYRSEAQDYYFQIKYPSSMMAYLAIRLYFEHKYLKKAPIKNFDAFRDFASKNPYYVVLKLLKAKNMLYPKFLDEIELGKDYKAIFEEYLNYREVQRASLLQNVIYAMSLYLDNPKALIELVEFLEEEVGYIWLVSLEDSYIKDLSKEFLMAKERELKSNLATAIFCIDVRSEAIRRNLERFGHYNTYGVAGFFGTPIAFIEFDKGHEIYSCPVIMKPEKIILELPKDSHKEYEQKKNINYTFKKILESLKNNPYTPFFMVEAMGWLFGINLFGKTLFPGLTQKLMKNVKAQKPDTTFTIDKLSEQEIEEYAKRFFVEKIQEAYHEAYKKNLKYKDALEILNTILNEKASFDAKFLELLKTKYNVTKEAYEFQKQKLSMIGYTPEEQVSLVYNFLKLIGFTKDFPKFVFLFGHGSTSDNNPFESALDCGACGGNNGLANVRVLARIANKRDVKEALALKGIFIPEDTVFIPGIHDTTTDELELYDLDFVPETHRAYLNKVLEDFKLASQKTREERAKMLPYADNPEKIFIRAIDWSETRPEWGLSKNMGAYVGKRSSTQNLALKNRVFMQSYDWEIDKDGSILKNILAGPYLIGEWINLEYYFSTTDNEKLGAGSKVYHNVVGKVGVWTGNYGDLRTGLPYQTVYVDGKPYHEPMRLLVFVEAPIEKVMEAAKSVPKALELVLNEWTRVIIIDKTKGSAFTIKNKEVITVFEQGSQTTA; this is encoded by the coding sequence ATGATAAGAGTAGCTTTTGAAAACGCGGTGAAGCTTATTCCCTATTATTGGCCAATGACCACATTCATATCTAGAAATCCTCTTATGGGTTTTGAGGATATGCCTTTTAGAGAAGGCCTTAAAAAAGCCTCAAAGCTTTTTAAAGCAAAAGTATACATGCCTTCTTCTTACTACGTAGAACTCTACAAGGATGGTATTATCAAAAAGGATGTTTTTGAAGAAAATTTGTTGGAAGAACTAAGAAAAATAGGACTTGAAAATTATTTTCAAGAAGCAAAAACCTTTATGGTGGATATAAGCCCATCTTTAGATGAGTATAAAAAAGTACCAAAAGACTTAGATGAAGCTATACTTAAACATGTTAAAACCAAAGATAACATATCGACAACGTATTATCAAAAAGGTGTATTGGGGCTTATAGAAGAACTTTGTGAAGATATGATCCTTTGCGAAATAGTAGATGCAGTGTTTGACAAAAACTATACAGACATTATAGAGAAAGAGATAGTGGAATTTATAGCAAGATTTTTAGACGAAGGCCAAACCACCATGTCTATGCCAGAAAGAGAAAGGGGCATGTTTGAGGCTTTTAAACTATACGAAGGTATAAAAGAAACCCTTGATGAAGAATCTTTTGTAGAAAAGCATATAAACTTTTTAAATCCAAGCGACATTGAAAGATATATATTAAACCATTTTGTTAAAGATTTTGGTTGGTCATCTTTCATAAAGTATAGAAGTGAAGCACAAGACTACTACTTCCAGATAAAATACCCATCTTCTATGATGGCGTATCTTGCTATAAGGCTTTATTTTGAGCACAAATACCTAAAAAAAGCACCAATAAAAAACTTCGATGCGTTTAGAGATTTTGCTTCAAAAAATCCCTATTATGTGGTTTTAAAGCTTTTAAAAGCCAAAAACATGTTATATCCAAAGTTTTTGGACGAAATTGAGCTTGGCAAAGATTATAAAGCGATATTTGAAGAGTATTTAAACTACAGAGAAGTTCAAAGGGCATCTCTTCTTCAAAATGTAATATATGCTATGAGTCTTTATTTGGACAACCCAAAAGCGTTGATTGAACTTGTGGAGTTTTTAGAAGAGGAAGTGGGATATATATGGCTTGTATCTTTGGAAGACTCTTACATAAAAGATCTTTCAAAAGAGTTTTTAATGGCAAAAGAAAGAGAATTAAAATCAAATTTAGCTACTGCGATATTTTGCATAGATGTAAGATCAGAGGCCATAAGAAGAAATTTAGAGAGGTTTGGACATTACAACACCTACGGAGTGGCTGGATTTTTTGGTACTCCTATAGCTTTTATAGAGTTTGACAAAGGACATGAAATATACTCTTGCCCTGTTATCATGAAACCAGAGAAGATTATCCTAGAACTTCCAAAGGACAGCCATAAAGAATATGAACAAAAGAAAAATATCAATTATACTTTTAAGAAGATCTTAGAATCTCTTAAAAATAACCCATATACACCATTTTTCATGGTGGAGGCAATGGGATGGCTTTTTGGAATTAATTTGTTTGGTAAAACGCTTTTCCCTGGACTTACTCAAAAGCTGATGAAGAATGTAAAAGCTCAAAAACCAGACACTACCTTTACCATAGACAAACTTTCTGAACAAGAGATTGAAGAGTATGCAAAAAGATTTTTTGTAGAAAAGATACAAGAAGCCTATCATGAAGCCTATAAGAAAAACTTAAAATACAAAGACGCCCTTGAAATACTAAACACTATATTAAACGAAAAAGCATCTTTTGATGCCAAATTTTTGGAGCTTTTAAAAACCAAATACAACGTCACAAAAGAAGCTTACGAATTCCAAAAGCAAAAGCTATCTATGATAGGATATACACCAGAAGAGCAAGTTAGCTTGGTGTACAACTTTTTAAAACTCATAGGTTTTACCAAAGATTTTCCTAAGTTTGTATTCTTGTTTGGACACGGAAGCACTTCTGATAACAATCCTTTTGAGTCTGCCCTTGACTGCGGTGCCTGCGGAGGCAACAACGGTCTTGCAAACGTAAGAGTCTTAGCTAGAATAGCAAATAAAAGAGATGTTAAAGAAGCTCTTGCTCTAAAAGGTATTTTTATACCAGAGGATACTGTGTTTATACCTGGTATTCACGATACCACCACAGATGAGTTAGAGCTTTACGATTTGGATTTTGTGCCGGAAACTCATAGAGCATACTTAAACAAGGTCTTAGAAGATTTTAAATTGGCTTCTCAAAAAACAAGAGAAGAAAGAGCAAAGATGCTTCCTTACGCTGATAACCCTGAAAAAATATTTATAAGAGCTATAGATTGGTCTGAAACAAGACCAGAATGGGGATTATCCAAAAACATGGGAGCTTACGTAGGAAAACGCTCTAGCACTCAAAATTTAGCACTCAAAAATAGGGTTTTCATGCAATCTTACGATTGGGAGATAGACAAAGATGGTTCTATATTGAAAAACATATTGGCTGGTCCTTATCTCATCGGTGAGTGGATAAACTTAGAATACTATTTTTCCACTACAGATAACGAAAAATTAGGAGCTGGTTCTAAGGTGTATCACAACGTAGTGGGAAAAGTTGGCGTTTGGACAGGAAACTACGGCGATCTAAGAACTGGTCTTCCCTATCAAACAGTGTATGTGGATGGGAAACCATACCACGAACCAATGAGGCTTCTTGTATTTGTAGAAGCTCCTATTGAGAAGGTTATGGAAGCCGCCAAGAGTGTACCAAAAGCCTTAGAGCTTGTATTAAACGAATGGACAAGAGTAATCATAATAGATAAAACAAAAGGATCTGCTTTCACCATAAAGAACAAAGAAGTCATAACAGTGTTTGAACAAGGCTCACAAACGACAGCTTAA
- a CDS encoding proton-conducting transporter membrane subunit — protein sequence MEIVVSIPFIPLVIAALISFVDDKRAIPRISMFFSGLIAIISLIGTAYEFMFHKVIIGFYNTLVFDHLASILVPYVAIIGLVIRKYASNYMWDEKGYKRFFIILNFIFSSIYFMIMANNLIVMFIAWQILSLSLYFLISFRVESKDAVRFGSWAITVHRIGDFFFLLGTILTYKVYHTLNLQTLYHIWQTNIEHSTVVNAIALLFVASAMAKSAIIPFYFWLPYTSEAPTPVSALMHAGIVNAGGILLNKIAYLYLSSSIALNTAFFFGILTAIAASVVMLSKPDIKRSLGYSTVGQMGYMIMEVGIGAFSVAIYHLIVHGIFKASLFLESGNVIHLARKDPNIPKNLSYKLFSEETEENRKTIGEIVAIFTIIPIVLFTLIEFLINRVQFQFQAGIIFLAFGWLTSAQLFLSFFKVSKNTSLKTILGLIVSFVFIVLTYEFMGTTFEEYLYGPKYVEFYKAANLSIPYLLILLALLIGVIVFGWAIIYYQSYKDASGTRYEKLKWTFYKIFSRGFFLPDILIRYFKLL from the coding sequence ATGGAAATAGTGGTATCCATACCATTTATTCCGCTTGTTATTGCCGCTTTGATATCCTTTGTGGATGATAAGAGGGCGATACCAAGAATCAGTATGTTCTTTTCAGGGCTTATAGCCATTATAAGCCTTATAGGTACCGCTTATGAGTTTATGTTTCACAAGGTGATAATAGGGTTTTACAACACCTTGGTGTTTGATCATTTGGCCTCTATACTGGTGCCTTATGTGGCCATCATAGGGCTTGTTATAAGAAAGTACGCTTCAAACTACATGTGGGACGAAAAAGGTTATAAGAGGTTTTTTATAATACTAAACTTTATTTTTAGCTCCATATACTTTATGATAATGGCAAACAACCTCATTGTAATGTTTATAGCTTGGCAAATACTAAGCCTTAGCCTTTACTTCTTGATATCTTTTAGGGTGGAGTCAAAAGATGCAGTAAGGTTTGGCTCTTGGGCTATCACGGTGCATAGAATAGGAGATTTCTTTTTCTTGTTAGGGACGATACTAACATACAAAGTCTATCATACGCTAAACCTTCAAACGCTATATCACATATGGCAAACCAACATAGAGCATAGCACTGTTGTAAATGCAATAGCCCTCTTGTTTGTGGCTTCTGCAATGGCAAAATCAGCTATTATACCTTTTTACTTTTGGCTTCCTTACACATCGGAAGCTCCAACTCCAGTTTCAGCCCTAATGCATGCTGGTATAGTAAACGCTGGTGGTATACTCTTGAACAAAATAGCTTACCTTTATCTATCTTCCTCAATTGCTTTGAATACCGCGTTTTTCTTTGGCATATTAACCGCTATAGCCGCTTCTGTGGTGATGCTCTCTAAACCAGATATAAAACGCTCTTTGGGTTATTCTACAGTAGGACAAATGGGATATATGATAATGGAAGTTGGTATAGGAGCTTTTAGCGTAGCAATCTATCACCTCATAGTACATGGTATATTTAAAGCTTCTTTGTTTTTAGAGTCTGGTAACGTCATACACCTTGCCAGAAAAGATCCAAACATACCAAAAAATCTCTCTTACAAGCTTTTCTCAGAAGAAACTGAGGAAAACAGAAAAACCATAGGTGAGATTGTAGCTATATTTACCATAATACCTATAGTGCTTTTTACACTTATAGAGTTTTTGATAAATAGAGTTCAATTTCAATTCCAAGCTGGTATTATATTCTTAGCTTTTGGTTGGCTCACCAGTGCCCAGCTTTTCCTATCGTTTTTTAAGGTTTCTAAAAATACATCTTTAAAAACTATCTTAGGTCTTATAGTATCTTTTGTATTTATAGTTTTAACCTACGAGTTTATGGGTACTACATTTGAAGAATACCTCTATGGGCCCAAATACGTAGAGTTTTACAAAGCTGCTAATCTATCTATACCTTACCTTCTTATATTACTTGCTTTACTTATAGGTGTTATAGTTTTTGGTTGGGCTATCATATACTATCAATCTTACAAAGATGCTTCTGGCACAAGGTATGAAAAGCTAAAATGGACTTTTTATAAAATCTTCTCCAGAGGATTTTTCTTACCAGATATTTTAATAAGGTATTTTAAGCTTTTATAA
- the purC gene encoding phosphoribosylaminoimidazolesuccinocarboxamide synthase has product MNKLYEGKAKIVYENDQDTYIITFKDDVTAFDAIKKDNISGKGHINLEITSFIFELLKARNIKTHFIKKLSENSMVVLKATRIDVEVVVRNIAAGSLTKRLGIKEGTSLNPPLVELFYKSDELHDPLICIEHVKLLNLATEEDITFMKQTALKVNDVLKEFFDQLDIILVDFKLEFGKTKDGEIILIDEISPDSCRLWDKKTGEKLDKDRFRFDLGDLKEGYLKILERIKTHS; this is encoded by the coding sequence ATGAACAAACTCTATGAAGGCAAGGCTAAAATAGTCTATGAAAACGACCAAGACACTTACATAATAACATTTAAAGATGATGTTACCGCTTTTGACGCCATAAAAAAAGACAACATATCTGGTAAAGGACATATAAATTTAGAAATAACATCTTTTATTTTTGAGCTTTTAAAAGCCAGAAATATAAAAACACATTTTATAAAAAAACTATCTGAAAACTCTATGGTTGTTTTAAAAGCAACCCGCATAGATGTAGAAGTGGTGGTAAGAAACATAGCTGCTGGAAGCCTAACCAAAAGACTTGGCATAAAAGAAGGTACATCTTTAAACCCGCCGCTGGTAGAACTTTTTTACAAATCCGATGAGCTTCACGACCCTCTTATATGTATAGAACACGTTAAACTTCTCAATCTTGCCACCGAAGAAGACATAACATTTATGAAACAAACCGCTTTGAAGGTAAATGATGTTTTAAAAGAGTTCTTTGATCAGCTTGATATAATACTTGTAGATTTCAAACTTGAATTTGGTAAAACAAAAGACGGCGAGATAATATTAATAGATGAAATATCTCCAGATAGCTGCAGACTTTGGGACAAAAAAACCGGCGAAAAATTAGACAAAGATAGGTTTAGGTTTGACCTTGGGGATCTAAAAGAGGGCTATCTTAAAATCTTAGAGCGTATAAAAACACATTCATAA
- a CDS encoding tetratricopeptide repeat protein: MSKNKIYTILSLSITAIFVAIGFYFLKNHEKEYNEAASYQLSKVDELLQQKNYQGALNQAQFVATHYKKSPMALLAMSYEIGISTLANLPVNDVALSQDISSKAKTLPAKFLYEERAAYGLYKEGKYQQAVSILNTIPNNAFNKASALLLEAEAYEKLNDKVKAITVYNDIIKAFPKSYYANVASLRISMLES; this comes from the coding sequence ATGAGCAAAAATAAAATATACACTATTTTATCCCTTAGCATCACAGCTATATTTGTGGCCATAGGTTTTTATTTTCTTAAAAACCATGAAAAAGAGTACAACGAAGCTGCAAGCTATCAACTATCAAAAGTAGATGAGCTTTTGCAACAAAAAAACTATCAAGGAGCCCTAAACCAAGCCCAGTTTGTGGCAACCCATTATAAGAAAAGTCCTATGGCGCTTTTGGCGATGTCTTATGAAATAGGTATATCCACGTTGGCAAACTTGCCTGTGAACGACGTTGCTTTGTCTCAAGATATTTCATCTAAAGCAAAAACATTGCCTGCTAAATTCTTATACGAAGAAAGGGCAGCTTATGGGCTATACAAAGAAGGTAAATACCAACAAGCCGTAAGCATACTAAACACCATCCCAAACAACGCTTTCAACAAAGCTTCTGCCTTACTATTGGAAGCCGAAGCTTATGAAAAGTTAAACGACAAAGTAAAAGCTATAACAGTTTACAACGATATAATAAAAGCGTTTCCAAAAAGCTATTATGCAAACGTAGCCTCTCTTAGAATATCGATGTTAGAATCATGA
- the rpsT gene encoding 30S ribosomal protein S20, translating to MPNKRQAAKRARRDERRREINALHVSRMKTAIRNFKKLIQAKDLETAKAKLPFVVSMIQHAAAKGSIHKNEAARRVSRVTQLLNKALASNEQK from the coding sequence ATGCCCAACAAAAGACAGGCTGCTAAAAGAGCTAGAAGAGATGAAAGAAGAAGAGAGATAAATGCGTTGCATGTATCAAGGATGAAAACTGCCATAAGAAATTTTAAGAAACTCATACAAGCCAAAGATTTGGAAACCGCCAAAGCCAAACTTCCTTTTGTGGTAAGTATGATCCAGCACGCAGCCGCTAAGGGTTCTATACACAAAAACGAAGCGGCCAGAAGAGTATCGAGAGTTACACAACTTTTAAACAAGGCTTTGGCATCCAATGAGCAAAAATAA